A stretch of Thermoplasmata archaeon DNA encodes these proteins:
- a CDS encoding ABC transporter ATP-binding protein, with product MASERRTPTRGRHSVARATVWVLFAVTSLATILYGLKVIAGVTVPGLYVRVLPELSDGVKVGLLWLPTAGLVIALLRRKPAGSQAPVPEAEAFAPPAGEDGGPIVVARSLTKVYDTGAIRVSALQGIDLAIEKGEMVAIMGPSGCGKTTLLNVLSGIDDASSGEVLIGSRSLGRMTDNEKTDFRANRIGFVFQSYNLLPVLSAVENVELPLLVLGRNPADARERALRALEAVGLTGEADKRPMEMSGGQQQRVAIARALVNDPDIVFADEPTGNLDSDTSADVVALLRRLNREMGRTFLIVTHDPEVSRATGRIVHMRNGRIERELRMGG from the coding sequence ATGGCGAGCGAACGGCGAACGCCGACACGAGGGCGCCACAGCGTCGCTCGCGCGACGGTCTGGGTCTTGTTCGCCGTTACCTCCCTCGCGACGATCTTGTACGGATTGAAGGTCATCGCGGGGGTCACGGTCCCCGGCTTGTACGTTCGCGTCCTCCCGGAGCTCTCCGACGGCGTGAAGGTCGGCCTGCTCTGGCTCCCCACCGCGGGGCTCGTCATCGCCCTCCTCCGCCGGAAGCCGGCGGGATCCCAGGCCCCCGTTCCAGAGGCCGAGGCCTTCGCTCCGCCCGCCGGGGAGGACGGGGGCCCGATCGTCGTCGCTCGAAGCCTCACGAAGGTGTACGACACCGGAGCCATCCGCGTGTCGGCCCTCCAGGGCATCGACCTCGCGATCGAGAAGGGGGAGATGGTCGCGATAATGGGGCCATCAGGGTGCGGCAAGACGACGCTGCTCAACGTCCTCAGTGGAATCGACGACGCAAGTTCGGGGGAGGTGCTCATCGGCAGTCGGTCCCTCGGGAGGATGACCGATAACGAGAAGACGGACTTTCGCGCGAATCGGATTGGGTTCGTCTTCCAGTCGTACAACCTCCTCCCGGTCCTCTCCGCGGTCGAGAATGTCGAGCTGCCGCTGCTCGTCCTTGGACGGAATCCGGCGGATGCGCGAGAACGGGCTCTCCGGGCCTTGGAGGCCGTCGGTCTGACCGGCGAGGCGGACAAGCGGCCGATGGAGATGTCGGGGGGGCAGCAGCAGCGGGTGGCGATCGCTCGAGCCTTGGTGAACGATCCGGACATCGTGTTCGCCGACGAACCGACGGGGAACTTGGACAGCGACACGAGCGCCGACGTCGTCGCCTTGCTCCGGCGATTGAACCGAGAAATGGGCCGCACATTCCTCATCGTCACCCACGATCCCGAGGTGAGCCGGGCGACCGGGCGGATCGTGCACATGCGCAACGGACGGATCGAGCGCGAACTGCGGATGGGGGGCTGA
- a CDS encoding cupredoxin domain-containing protein: MATPGSEARTPWTFDRMIIVMAFVELLIALLVTGAFSPILFLFVGPFLIPPIVLVGILLWRPRPWAHLAAGIGISYLFILFLPFVIAGLANPSNPYEYAGTVLGLLSVAWALPAGVLAFLRGRKGRPQLSPREGWHSWQGVYSVGVALLAIGAALTSAAAWSYAASHPSTGVDFEPQASVTLTTENFMFSPSALTVARQTLTEIVITNRDGTLHTFTYELGGKLYTHDLVPYTTTRVLVFFDAAGTIPFWCIPHRDSGMTGEMTVA; encoded by the coding sequence ATGGCGACGCCTGGAAGCGAAGCCCGGACGCCTTGGACGTTCGACCGGATGATCATCGTGATGGCGTTCGTCGAGCTGCTCATCGCCCTCCTCGTGACTGGCGCATTCAGCCCGATTCTCTTCCTCTTCGTCGGGCCGTTCCTCATTCCCCCCATCGTCCTCGTCGGAATCCTTCTCTGGAGACCGAGACCCTGGGCCCATCTCGCCGCCGGGATTGGGATTTCGTACTTGTTCATCCTGTTCCTCCCGTTCGTCATCGCGGGCTTGGCGAATCCCTCGAATCCGTACGAATACGCAGGCACCGTGTTGGGTCTGCTCTCCGTCGCTTGGGCTCTGCCTGCGGGCGTCCTCGCGTTCCTCCGGGGACGTAAGGGGAGGCCCCAGCTTTCCCCTCGCGAGGGTTGGCACAGCTGGCAGGGCGTCTACTCGGTCGGCGTAGCCCTCCTCGCAATCGGCGCGGCCCTCACGAGCGCGGCGGCCTGGAGCTATGCCGCGAGCCATCCGAGCACAGGGGTCGACTTCGAGCCCCAGGCGTCCGTCACGCTCACCACGGAAAACTTCATGTTCTCACCCTCGGCGCTCACCGTTGCGCGCCAAACCCTGACGGAGATTGTCATCACGAACCGCGATGGTACGTTACACACGTTCACGTATGAACTCGGCGGAAAACTCTACACCCATGATCTCGTGCCGTATACGACCACACGGGTCCTCGTCTTCTTCGACGCCGCGGGGACGATCCCGTTCTGGTGCATCCCCCATCGGGATAGCGGGATGACGGGCGAGATGACGGTCGCCTGA
- a CDS encoding antitoxin VapB family protein encodes MAVKTITVTEDAYRKLARLKRSGESFSDVINRVLGGPSAKTLIGVLDAEGGDDVEREVRRMRRDFDASTRKRSNALRR; translated from the coding sequence ATGGCGGTCAAGACAATCACGGTAACCGAGGACGCCTATCGGAAGCTCGCCCGCTTGAAACGCAGCGGAGAGTCCTTCTCGGACGTCATCAACCGCGTTCTTGGGGGGCCTTCCGCGAAGACTTTGATCGGGGTGCTTGACGCGGAAGGGGGCGATGACGTCGAGCGCGAGGTCCGGCGCATGCGGCGCGATTTCGATGCGTCGACGAGGAAGCGGTCCAACGCACTTCGCCGATGA
- a CDS encoding type II toxin-antitoxin system HicB family antitoxin, with translation MKYRVVIEHDTETRHYSATVPGLPGLFLDAKSEREVIKLAKEGVRFYLQELAAQGARGGRRAKPLSAKVVTVDV, from the coding sequence GTGAAGTACCGGGTCGTCATCGAACACGACACCGAAACGCGGCACTATAGCGCAACGGTCCCCGGCCTGCCTGGCTTGTTCCTAGACGCGAAGAGCGAACGCGAGGTCATCAAGCTCGCGAAGGAAGGGGTCCGGTTCTATCTGCAAGAGCTCGCGGCCCAAGGGGCTCGCGGAGGCCGGCGCGCCAAGCCACTTTCTGCCAAGGTCGTGACGGTGGACGTGTGA
- a CDS encoding RHS repeat-associated core domain-containing protein, producing the protein MRRLQRPFAVFAAIIMVLLAFGVLSTPAAAGPSVTASTMNGGTTAQGNQTGSDTATLSPGGSTGATPLSTSFPAGVISGQNTYVYTYDTSAESFAVVNPQPYSVLNWDATNKRISVTADRRDAGDEMFVRNPVTLDTAADFTVTARWRATVQGNWQYAFPLFLIPASNTQGDAASSIYFLYAGRDNHATPSCNPICNTPYYYMYYKDAGGVLRINTFYEGQTLEVNREYHFLINYDSSIQMLTMEIRDANDASLKLAHYRIGTNANDGFTVGRLGTASDGRSIPCCEPYAVAWVDDVVLTYATGLFRDATQDKGDQATKIGWLSDNFNDNLNEIWTKELGTVTWQSGAMKMNPNAAVHAGTSWYDQRVETRFTFTADGPATMFTRYKDASNYYAIIVSSAGDSVTFQKTVAGSTTTLGSFNPTINLNTAYLLKFVAKGNSFEMWWNGIRMWTGTDASPPSAITGYLRFSTGSTASVNLDDVRVWNTDRGFETKAVQDAGTVNKPLRTQIAGTVDSYNQVHLQVRSSANNVAWGPWTNLKSDVMAGLYYPLPDQDRQRYYQIRAWLSSGVESTPSLTSVTTQVGTPATNPTSNTGFEPWYPYVGGMVNLVSGNLYHRTTDIAFQGKGFTLAIVRSYNSMRATVQGAFGLGWTFNYGQSLTVNPNGSVTGNGPDGSTFLFMAKGTTGGFSPPAGVPDRLVKNADGTYTMWTPDGGSERFSSAGLLLSMADRNGNTLTMTYSTGSPPLLLQVADATGKALSFAYDAHNQITTVTDPTGRTVTYGYTSTVLFTATDPLGFKKQYIYTNGNIAALQQIIDPVGGTTFVNYLANGQQVASLDRQSVNVSTLRTDWQFREYTLAYNTSTTRAVQDARGSWTTLTLDSFGNAMSVNGPPIGCACDPTGNSSSYVWDGEMNQISRADGGGDTWAMSYGFRTNVVGTADPGGNVSWRAWLEANNATNYFVVPSAGTTFRGFTTTYAYDSKGNQLSVTDPGGNVTRTGYDASGFLNKTVSARGYTTWFVYNASGWLVRQVDPRNDVTQYAYDAIGRQTSVTDPMAFVTTRTYDDDSRMTKVTDPLNNFTSYVYNARGDVIKVIDPNAYATQFQINVTLGAKSKIIETGGNSTVFGYDTRGNLVTVTNPRGFTTTYEYDPYNRETSETTPGGNVTRVTYDRSGNVATRTDANGNRTTYAYDKLNRVTKVTYPGSVVVTTQYDEDGNVVQFAGFGYTRTETWDVHGRATSTVDNYGSFTKTQGYQYDADSGRTRLTYSDGSYATYFYNAAGWQTYENQSEGLSWSFGYDMDGRRTTETHPNGAVATTKYDKASRVTNVWTNRSGSGIESFAYTYDRAGNRLSMTEANGSSANYRYDNLYRLLNESYSNGRSIGYTYDADGNRLTSREIKVGGSLVVTTYTYGKEDQVLKAVIAGGATTTYTYDRNGDEKTSVTGSATTTYAYDIENRLTSVTTSSGTTSYAYSADGRRLKRVSGGTTTYFGNDPVSRSRMDDTTEEYTSTGTKTATYLHGIVVDEILGYKTTAWYDYHRDALGSVTRLTDAAGATLSTYRYDAFGAMRSQTGSSNTYGFTSREREATLGLYFNRARYHDTSLGRFISKDPVGPCGGQNLYVYAGGNPVNRIDPSGMYFDGGGGGGGSSWTGPTWDAYCQDQGRMHCGEWWEWAFLFPWTCQHVIKHVECAVHSGRMTQAQYNRVTDCVYLNAGIGAGVCIASIFIGAAIAGIGVVGGVISCGIALIASAIGMCGCFRDACVYDLHL; encoded by the coding sequence GTGCGCCGCTTGCAGCGGCCGTTCGCCGTCTTCGCGGCGATCATCATGGTCCTGCTCGCATTCGGCGTCTTGTCCACGCCCGCGGCCGCCGGACCTTCGGTTACCGCCTCCACCATGAACGGAGGCACAACGGCCCAAGGGAACCAGACCGGTTCGGATACGGCCACTCTCTCGCCCGGCGGTTCGACCGGGGCCACGCCGCTTTCGACATCCTTCCCGGCCGGCGTGATCTCCGGCCAGAACACCTACGTTTACACGTACGACACGTCCGCCGAGAGCTTCGCGGTCGTGAATCCGCAGCCGTACAGCGTCCTCAACTGGGACGCCACGAACAAACGGATCTCCGTTACCGCGGACCGTCGGGATGCGGGGGACGAGATGTTCGTCAGGAATCCCGTCACGCTGGATACGGCCGCGGACTTCACGGTCACCGCGCGATGGCGGGCGACGGTCCAAGGCAACTGGCAGTACGCCTTCCCGCTCTTCCTAATCCCGGCGTCGAATACGCAGGGGGACGCCGCCAGCAGCATCTACTTCCTGTACGCGGGACGGGACAACCATGCCACCCCCAGCTGCAATCCCATCTGCAACACTCCATACTACTACATGTACTACAAGGACGCGGGCGGAGTGCTCAGGATCAACACGTTCTATGAGGGCCAGACGCTGGAGGTAAACAGAGAGTACCACTTCCTGATCAACTACGACTCGTCGATCCAGATGCTCACGATGGAGATCCGGGACGCGAACGACGCGAGCCTGAAGCTCGCGCACTACCGGATCGGCACGAATGCGAACGACGGCTTCACCGTCGGCAGACTCGGCACTGCGTCCGATGGCCGATCGATCCCGTGCTGTGAACCTTACGCGGTCGCCTGGGTCGACGACGTCGTCCTGACGTACGCCACCGGCCTGTTCCGAGACGCGACCCAGGACAAGGGGGACCAGGCCACGAAGATCGGCTGGCTCTCGGACAACTTCAACGACAACCTGAACGAGATTTGGACGAAGGAACTCGGGACGGTCACGTGGCAGTCCGGCGCGATGAAAATGAACCCGAACGCGGCGGTCCACGCGGGGACATCCTGGTACGACCAGCGAGTCGAGACTCGGTTCACCTTCACGGCGGACGGCCCCGCGACCATGTTCACCCGGTACAAGGATGCCTCGAACTACTACGCGATCATCGTGTCGAGCGCGGGCGATTCGGTCACCTTCCAGAAGACCGTTGCCGGTTCCACCACGACGCTGGGCTCCTTCAATCCGACGATCAACCTGAACACCGCGTACCTCCTCAAGTTCGTGGCGAAAGGGAACTCCTTCGAGATGTGGTGGAACGGCATCCGGATGTGGACCGGGACGGACGCAAGTCCGCCCTCCGCGATCACGGGCTACCTGCGGTTCAGCACGGGGAGCACCGCTTCCGTGAACCTGGATGACGTCCGCGTGTGGAACACGGACCGCGGGTTCGAGACGAAGGCGGTCCAGGACGCCGGCACGGTGAACAAGCCCCTCCGGACGCAGATCGCCGGGACGGTCGATTCGTACAACCAGGTCCACCTCCAGGTCCGCAGCTCCGCAAACAACGTCGCCTGGGGGCCGTGGACGAACCTCAAGTCGGACGTCATGGCGGGCCTCTACTACCCCCTCCCGGACCAAGACCGCCAGCGGTACTACCAGATCCGGGCGTGGCTGTCCAGCGGGGTGGAATCCACGCCATCCCTGACGAGCGTGACGACGCAGGTCGGGACGCCGGCGACGAATCCCACCTCGAACACGGGCTTCGAGCCGTGGTATCCCTACGTCGGCGGCATGGTGAACCTCGTGAGCGGCAACCTGTATCACAGGACCACGGACATCGCGTTCCAGGGGAAGGGGTTCACGCTGGCGATCGTGCGTTCCTACAACAGCATGCGAGCCACCGTTCAGGGCGCCTTCGGCCTGGGGTGGACGTTCAACTACGGCCAAAGCCTCACCGTCAACCCGAACGGCAGCGTCACCGGGAACGGGCCCGACGGGTCCACGTTCCTCTTCATGGCGAAGGGCACGACGGGCGGGTTCTCGCCACCCGCAGGCGTGCCGGACCGGCTCGTCAAGAACGCGGACGGCACGTACACCATGTGGACGCCCGACGGCGGGAGCGAGCGCTTCAGCTCCGCGGGGCTCCTCCTCTCCATGGCGGACCGGAACGGCAACACGCTGACGATGACGTACTCCACGGGCTCGCCGCCCCTCCTCCTGCAAGTCGCCGACGCCACCGGCAAGGCGCTGTCGTTCGCCTACGACGCCCACAACCAGATCACGACGGTGACGGACCCCACCGGTCGTACGGTGACGTACGGATACACCTCGACGGTCCTGTTCACGGCGACGGACCCCCTCGGCTTCAAGAAGCAGTACATCTACACGAACGGGAACATCGCCGCCCTCCAGCAGATTATCGACCCGGTCGGGGGGACGACCTTCGTGAACTACCTCGCGAACGGCCAGCAGGTCGCCTCGCTCGATCGGCAGTCCGTGAACGTGAGCACCCTCAGGACGGACTGGCAGTTCCGGGAGTACACGCTCGCATACAATACGTCGACGACGCGGGCCGTGCAGGACGCCCGCGGCTCCTGGACGACCCTCACGTTGGACTCGTTCGGCAACGCGATGTCCGTCAACGGACCGCCGATCGGCTGCGCCTGCGACCCGACGGGCAACTCTTCGTCGTACGTCTGGGACGGGGAGATGAACCAGATCTCCCGAGCAGATGGCGGCGGAGACACCTGGGCGATGAGCTACGGGTTCCGTACCAACGTCGTGGGGACGGCGGACCCCGGAGGGAACGTTTCATGGCGGGCGTGGCTCGAGGCGAACAACGCGACGAACTACTTCGTCGTGCCGTCGGCGGGGACCACATTCCGGGGCTTCACGACGACCTACGCATATGACTCCAAGGGCAACCAGCTCTCGGTGACGGATCCCGGAGGAAACGTCACTCGTACCGGGTACGATGCCTCGGGTTTCCTCAACAAGACCGTGAGCGCCCGCGGCTACACGACCTGGTTCGTCTACAACGCGAGCGGGTGGCTGGTTCGGCAAGTCGATCCGAGGAACGACGTCACGCAGTACGCCTACGATGCGATCGGCCGGCAGACGTCCGTCACGGATCCGATGGCTTTCGTCACCACGAGGACTTACGATGACGACAGCCGCATGACGAAGGTCACGGACCCTCTCAATAACTTTACGAGCTACGTTTACAACGCGCGGGGCGATGTGATCAAGGTCATCGATCCTAACGCATACGCGACGCAGTTCCAGATTAACGTGACGCTTGGCGCCAAGTCCAAGATTATCGAGACGGGCGGCAATTCTACGGTCTTCGGCTACGACACGCGGGGCAACCTCGTCACGGTCACGAATCCTCGCGGCTTCACGACGACGTACGAGTACGATCCGTACAACCGGGAGACGAGCGAGACGACGCCCGGGGGGAACGTCACTCGCGTCACGTACGACCGGAGCGGCAACGTCGCGACCCGGACCGACGCGAACGGCAATCGGACCACGTACGCGTACGACAAGCTGAACCGCGTGACGAAGGTCACGTATCCCGGCTCCGTCGTCGTCACGACGCAGTACGACGAGGACGGAAACGTGGTCCAGTTCGCAGGCTTCGGGTACACCCGCACGGAGACGTGGGACGTCCACGGCCGGGCGACGTCCACGGTCGACAACTACGGGTCCTTCACGAAGACCCAGGGCTACCAATACGACGCGGACTCCGGCCGGACCCGGCTGACGTACTCCGACGGATCCTATGCCACGTACTTCTACAACGCCGCCGGCTGGCAGACGTACGAGAACCAAAGCGAGGGCCTCTCGTGGTCGTTCGGCTACGACATGGACGGGCGCCGCACGACCGAGACGCATCCGAACGGCGCCGTCGCGACGACGAAGTACGACAAGGCGAGCCGCGTCACGAACGTCTGGACGAACCGGAGCGGCAGCGGGATCGAGTCGTTCGCGTACACGTACGACAGGGCGGGCAACCGGCTCAGCATGACGGAGGCCAACGGCTCGTCGGCGAACTACCGGTACGACAACCTGTACCGGCTCCTGAACGAGAGCTATTCGAACGGCCGATCGATCGGCTACACGTACGACGCGGACGGCAACCGGCTGACGTCGCGGGAGATCAAGGTGGGCGGATCCCTCGTCGTCACGACGTACACGTACGGGAAGGAAGACCAGGTTCTGAAGGCCGTGATCGCGGGTGGGGCGACGACGACGTACACGTACGACCGGAACGGCGATGAGAAGACGAGCGTCACCGGCTCGGCCACGACGACGTACGCGTACGACATCGAGAACCGCTTGACGTCGGTGACGACCTCCTCCGGCACGACATCGTACGCATACTCGGCGGATGGCCGACGCCTGAAACGGGTGTCGGGCGGCACGACGACGTACTTCGGCAACGATCCCGTGAGCCGGAGCCGGATGGACGACACGACCGAGGAGTACACGTCGACGGGCACGAAGACGGCGACGTACCTTCATGGAATCGTCGTCGACGAGATCCTCGGTTACAAGACGACCGCTTGGTACGATTACCACCGGGACGCTCTCGGGAGCGTGACGCGGCTCACGGACGCCGCTGGCGCAACGCTGTCAACGTACCGCTACGACGCGTTCGGCGCGATGCGCTCTCAAACAGGATCGAGCAACACGTACGGGTTCACATCTCGAGAACGCGAGGCCACATTGGGTCTGTATTTCAACCGAGCGAGATACCACGATACGTCCCTCGGCCGGTTCATCTCGAAGGACCCTGTTGGACCGTGCGGCGGACAGAACTTATACGTGTATGCGGGCGGGAATCCCGTGAACCGGATTGACCCGTCGGGGATGTACTTTGATGGCGGCGGTGGCGGCGGGGGCAGCAGCTGGACGGGTCCCACCTGGGACGCTTATTGCCAGGACCAGGGCAGAATGCACTGCGGGGAATGGTGGGAGTGGGCCTTCTTGTTTCCGTGGACCTGCCAGCATGTCATAAAGCACGTCGAGTGCGCCGTCCATTCTGGCAGGATGACACAAGCTCAATACAACAGGGTGACTGATTGTGTGTATCTGAATGCCGGCATCGGCGCAGGGGTGTGTATCGCATCAATATTTATTGGAGCTGCCATTGCGGGGATTGGCGTAGTCGGCGGGGTCATCAGCTGCGGGATAGCGCTGATCGCGTCGGCCATTGGAATGTGCGGTTGCTTTAGGGACGCTTGTGTATATGACCTGCATTTGTAG